One window of the Cotesia glomerata isolate CgM1 linkage group LG10, MPM_Cglom_v2.3, whole genome shotgun sequence genome contains the following:
- the LOC123273213 gene encoding mediator of RNA polymerase II transcription subunit 15-like — protein MTTEETSWRTQTFRQSVVAKIEEAVQKSGMSPAKNSIEMENHVFQKAKTKEEYLAFIARLILHVREMDTRKNAGVAAAGVQPGAQGMPDPIGALQTLARQGTGNNNQVMGMAGGPNPQMVPQQAANAASSLLQSLNQRPGGVNPGVGMSMQNMQNKMPGMGMMGGQASMGHIGQMQSMQNAQMINQMGQMSGGISQQINQMGPGQMVNQMGPGPMTVGQMQQNIPNQMQGQMQGQMTNQIGGPMNTGMQSVPQAINQMGAAQMVQQMGHMQRKPVEMMNAGFPGPRNVTPNQFLRQSPSPSAPSPASLGAPTSNQMVASPALVPSPSPQHPMMAGQRSIGMAPSPSSSLNTPAGMGATPSPQEDQAYREKIRQLSKYIDPLRRMITKMGSEGNIDKMSKMKKLLEILSNPTKRVPLETIIKCEVVLEKMDLKRGEGSVGPVVTSMKEHHIFTPLLEAVSANLQSPMANHTLQRTFGPCLEALFGPEIKNLPPPLKKQKVEESASEIPDVLQGEIARLDQRFKVSLDPAQQNGSKCIQLICWLDDRHLPCVPPVSVTVPSDYPLTPPRCVMAPHEYTTAFLSAVQKALTTRITKLPRRFSVSQLLDTWEMSVRQASAPTQTSVAANAEIIGL, from the exons atgacaacTGAGGAAACTTCGTGGCGAACTCAGACTTTCCGTCAAAGTGTTGTTGCCAAAAT tgaaGAGGCTGTTCAGAAAAGTGGAATGTCTCCTGCAAAAAATAGCATTGAGATGGAGAATCATGTATTCCAAAAAGCAAAAACAAAG gaAGAGTACTTGGCGTTTATTGCCAGGTTGATATTACATGTCAGAGAAATGg atacgCGAAAAAATGCGGGAGTAGCTGCAGCAGGTGTGCAACCTGGAGCGCAAGGTATGCCGGATCCAATCGGAGCACTCCAAACACTAGCTAGACAAGGAACTGGTAACAATAACCAGGTTATGGGTATGGCCGGAGGACCGAACCCTCAGATGGTTCCACAGCAAGCTGCCAATGCTGCCAGCAGTC TGCTCCAAAGTTTGAACCAACGACCAGGAGGAGTTAATCCTGGAGTAGGGATGAGCATGCAAAATATGCAGAACAAAATGCCTGGAATGGGAATGATGGGAGGCCAAGCTTCGATGGGACACATAGGACAAATGCAGAGCATGCAAAATGCTCAGATGATCAATCAGATGGGTCAGATGTCTGGCGGGATTAGTCAGCAGATAAATCAAATGGGTCCCGGGCAAATGGTTAATCAAATGGGACCTGGACCGATGACTGTTGGACAAATGCAGCAAAATATTcct aATCAAATGCAAGGACAGATGCAAGGACAAATGACCAACCAAATTGGCGGGCCGATGAACACGGGAATGCAATCAGTACCGCAAGCGATTAATCAAATGGGTGCTGCACAAATGGTTCAACAAATGGGACACATGCAAAGAAAGCCTGTCGAGATGATGAATGCTGGGTTCCCTGGTCCAAGGAACGTTACTCCGAATCAGTTTCTGAGACAGAGTCCGTCGCCCTCAGCTCCTAGTCCTGCCAGTCTTGGAGCTCCAACGAGTAATCAGATGGTTGCTTCACCAGCGCTTGTTCCTTCGCCGAGTCCCCAACATCCTATGATGGCTGGACAAAGATCTAttg GTATGGCACCTTCTCCGAGCAGTTCTTTGAACACTCCGGCTGGTATGGGAGCTACTCCGAGTCCTCAGGAAGATCAGGCGTACAGAGAGAAAATTAGACAGCTCAGTAAATATATTGATCCTTTGAGGAGAATGATCACTAAAATGGGAAGCGAAGGCA aTATTGATAAGATgagtaaaatgaaaaaattactagaaattttGTCGAACCCTACAAAAAGAGTTCCATTGGAGACTATAATTAAATGCGAGGTAGTGCTGGAAAAAATGGACCTCAAAAGGGGAGAAGGAAGTGTTGGACCGGTGGTGACTTCGATGAAAGAACACCACATTTTTACACCGCTACTGGAAGCTGTGAGTGCGAATCTCCAGAGCCCGATGGCGAATCACACGCTCCAGCGAACCTTCGGGCCCTGTTTGGAAGCGCTTTTCGGCCCGGAAATAAA GAACTTACCACCGCCGCTGAAGAAGCAAAAAGTCGAAGAGTCTGCTAGCGAGATTCCGGACGTTCTCCAAGGCGAGATCGCTCGCTTGGATCAAAGATTCAAG gtGAGTCTGGATCCAGCTCAGCAAAACGGCTCCAAGTGCATCCAATTGATCTGCTGGCTCGACGACCGACATCTTCCCTGTGTTCCTCCAGTCTCGGTGACCGTGCCCTCGGATTACCCTCTGACGCCTCCTCGCTGCGTGATGGCTCCTCACGAGTACACCACCGCGTTTCTCAGTGCCGTCCAGAAAGCTCTCACTACCAGAATTACTAAGTTACCGCGACGGTTCTCCGTCTCGCAGCTTCTTGACACCTGGGAGATGAGCGTCAGACAAGCCAGCGCTCCCACTCAGACTTCCGTCGCTGCCAACGCTGAAATTATTGgtctataa
- the LOC123273232 gene encoding uncharacterized protein LOC123273232: protein MSSNDDGYWVTPLFREGMMIKIDEAQQKSYGATLANSTLETENLIFNQSASKDEYTKFIELLIMCINRKNFNDITEPCGSLSVSATRDFIKNLIIVIDFFDDPQGDTFIENVKAIASSSHQDFGTEVSVNHQNNTSPRNEQQYTEIAETNEINAPISRVSYNSSDEDNFHPLTPEGPLTPANGSRSRESSPSEHEQNQNMRRTDQENIPEDPSTQIEIEEIELIDPGVEGSPGYQENPMNPMEHEHGIMDFMNQKLDSIENTMKLYTDDLGQIIINNVNGNVNVKFDQYKNSLDTVRRDLKRQTKRLERIEKELKLRYLVIYGVPENESNYLQLEKTVLNIINKEVKVSLLPNEVDSIRRIGKDIKKPRPIVLGLTTLRKKMLILRNKKLLKHSSVSIESDFVKNTTEIRRGKDLSLLL from the exons atgtcaagTAATGATGATGGGTACTGGGTAACCCCTCTATTTAGAGAAGGaatgatgataaaaat AGATGAAGCTCAACAGAAGAGCTATGGAGCTACATTAGCCAACTCCACTCTAGaaacagaaaatttaattttcaaccaGTCGGCATCTAAa gatGAGTATACGAAATTTATCGAGTTGCTGATCATGTGTATAAACAGAAAAA atTTTAATGACATTACTGAGCCTTGTGGATCGTTATCTGTTTCTGCAACAAGAgactttatcaaaaatttaataattgtcattgatttttttgatgacCCTCAAGGTGATACATTTATTGAAAATGTAAAAGCTATTGCGTCTTCCAGTCATCAAGATTTTGGTACTGAAGTTTCTGTAAATCACCAAAATAATA catCTCCAAGGAATGAACAACAGTATACAGAAATCGCAgaaacaaatgaaataaatgcTCCAATATCAAGAGTATCTTATAACTCTTCAGACGAAGACAACTTCCATCCTCTTACACCAGAAGGACCTCTAACGCCTGCCAACGGGTCCCGATCCCGAGAATCTTCTCCATCTGAGCATGAGCAAAACCAAAATATGAGAAGAACTGACCAAGAAAATATTCCAGAAGACCCCAGCACTCAGATAGAAATAGAAGAGATAGAATTGATCGATCCCGGAGTGGAGGGTTCTCCAGGCTACCAAGAAAATCCCATGAACCCGATGGAACACGAGCACGGAATAATGGACTTCATGAACCAGAAGCTCGATTCTATAGAGAACACCATGAAGCTGTACACCGACGACCTGGGGCAGATAATCATAAACAATGTCAACGGGAATGTCAACGTTAAATTCGATCAGTATAAAAACAGTCTGGACACAGTCCGTAGGGATCTGAAACGACAAACCAAGCGCCTGGAGCGTATTGAGAAGGAACTCAAGCTACGCTACCTGGTTATCTATGGAGTTCCCGAAAATGAGAGTAATTATTTGCAATTAGAAAAAACCGTtttgaatattattaacaAGGAAGTTAAAGTTAGTTTGCTGCCAAACGAAGTCGACTCCATCAGACGCATTGGCAAGGATATTAAAAAACCCCGGCCGATTGTCCTAGGATTGACGACCCTCCGTAAGAAGATGCTAATTTTGAGGaacaaaaagttattaaagcACTCCTCCGTTTCTATCGAGAgcgattttgttaaaaatacgACAGAAATTCGTCGAGGGAAAGACCTTTCTTTATTACTGTAA
- the LOC123273196 gene encoding transport and Golgi organization protein 6 homolog: protein MDYHKILNILVTKTDELKDIDEKLTHILTKVSELLPENIKLDLAAEKQKSLDDSPRREYLSTILCILRTLNTEVLSKSKTYMSVREYRGVKAAIEMSISLGILPCLLPGIGVGLTKLSRNAPKLPPESLTSSQKYERLDLTTRTLTSCYEEISLRPAILAHLGPVVGALCQLAFAPLVKPSEDNSSLMTKEQYSKFSADQGEFKVLLKNLIDNCPTSLMMKELMVLSGLEKAPNWLKKTTRLFLIDLIQLPNGVMSLINATCEDFDLGLHWQKLDTISRLVVNSSTDPKYFDSICKQFLRILASKNIKHAAVIANALISTLHEVHPEICAEKIIKVLTSTLSVTKEDLKDRTDLEVVKTESQVEECIENLVKCFVPQSKCKYLPVELIKNISLPLFYLHVEIHTSPLLLKSKVRQLLVQLLKDETFTENLFKLFLHSGEPSLFYRLGSNGGVEIVSKKNKELKLEEKAEKIGDSLLDLVRPDEELSTILLNYLLNWLTNQTNQASNRNDYLRNEEDLIDDICKQLIAEKLLISLASVQGVQRGLVKAPLPLLNFVKALFTDSSNYELIYASLMLVKVILDERPEDWSPFEELVSFLQKKKDQFSGSGLEELIGELSKLVRLKGKAPRFQDLNVNKKENFDKALQDLADPLLPVRAHGLMTLTKLIETSDPQAMDRKDLVLCLFRKNLEDEDSFVYLTAINGLCAMAMKFPRDVVEILAQEFIDMAGRDIAAENRAKLGEILVKTTKGLGDMAPAYKNILINGFLCGVRDKDSMVRASSLSCLGELCRVLGFKLGHAVTEVLYCVGKIIETDREQECRRAGVLVINLLIRGLGKDVLTDLGSDLLPVYRALKFLRDNDNDQVLRLHAQLALEELDDIVREFLYAKPLLQKNIYLIS, encoded by the exons atGGATTatcacaaaatattaaatatattagtcACCAAAACAG ACGAATTAAAAGACATTGACGAAAAACTAACTCACATTCTGACAAAGGTCTCAGAGCTTCTGCCAGAAAACATAAAGCTCGACCTAGCCGCTGAAAAGCAAAAGTCCTTGGACGATTCCCCACGTCGTGAGTATTTGTCAACAATTTTGTGCATTCTCCGAACCCTGAACACTGAAGTTCTATCAAAAAGCAAGACCTACATGAGCGTACGCGAATACCGAGGCGTCAAGGCAGCGATCGAGATGTCAATATCCTTAGGAATCCTCCCTTGTCTTCTCCCAGGCATCGGAGTCGGCCTCACTAAATTATCCCGCAACGCTCCAAAACTCCCTCCGGAATCTTTGACATCTTCCCAGAAATACGAGCGTCTGGACCTGACGACCCGAACTTTGACTTCCTGCTACGAAGAAATATCCCTACGCCCAGCAATCCTTGCTCACCTGGGCCCGGTGGTCGGCGCACTATGCCAGCTGGCGTTTGCACCGTTGGTGAAGCCTTCGGAGGACAACTCATCGCTGATGACTAAAGAACAATATTCAAAATTCTCCGCAGACCAGGGAGAGTTTAAAGTACTTCTGAAGAACCTCATCGACAACTGCCCGACTTCCCTCATGATGAAGGAGCTCATGGTGCTCTCAGGCCTGGAGAAAGCCCCCAATTGGCTGAAAAAGACCACCAGGCTCTTCTTGATAGACTTGATCCAGCTTCCGAATGGCGTTATGTCCCTTATCAACGCCACTTGCGAAGACTTTGACCTGGGACTTCATTGGCAGAAACTGGACACCATCTCCAGGTTGGTTGTAAATTCTTCAACTGACCCCAAGTACTTTGACTCAATCTGCAAGCAATTTCTGAGAATTCTAgcttctaaaaatataaaacacgCAGCTGTAATCGCCAATGCTTTAATTTCGACGTTGCACGAAGTTCATCCTGAGATTTGCGCCGAGAAGATAATAAAAGTACTCACCTCAACTTTGTCTGTAACTAAAGAAGATCTGAAAGATAGAACTGACCTTGAGGTTGTTAAAACAGAGAGTCAAGTTGAAGAGTGCATTGAAAATTTGGTTAAATGCTTCGTGCCTCAATCTAAATGCAAGTACTTACCTGTTGAACTAATCAAAAATATCTCACTGCCCCTTTTTTACTTACACGTTGAAATTCACACGAGTCCATTGCTTCTTAAATCCAAAGTTCGCCAATTATTGGTACAGCTGCTGAAAGACGAGacttttacagaaaatttatttaaattgtttcttCACAGTGGAGAACCGTCGCTGTTTTATAGACTAGGGTCCAATGGAGGTGTAGAAATtgtcagtaaaaaaaataaggaatTAAAATTAGAGGAAAAAGCTGAAAAAATTGGAGATAGTCTGCTAGATTTGGTAAGACCGGATGAAGAGTTGTCAACAATCCTGCTTAATTATCTGCTAAACTGGCTGACCAACCAGACCAATCAGGCTTCTAACAGGAACGATTATTTGAGAAACGAGGAAGACCTGATAGATGACATCTGCAAGCAGCTGATCGCCGAGAAGCTGCTGATAAGCCTCGCGAGTGTACAGGGGGTACAGCGCGGCTTAGTGAAGGCACCTTTGCCGttgttgaattttgttaaagcCCTGTTCACAGATTCTAGCAactatgaattaatttatgcGAGCTTAATGTTGGTTAAAGTTATTTTAGACGAAAGACCGGAGGACTGGAGCCCGTTTGAGGAGCTGGTGAGCTTCCTCCAGAAGAAGAAGGACCAATTTTCGGGATCGGGGCTCGAGGAGCTGATTGGAGAGCTTTCCAAGCTGGTGAGATTGAAAGGAAAGGCACCGAGGTTCCAGGACTtgaatgttaataaaaaagagaatTTTGATAAAGCGCTTCAGGACCTCGCAGATCCGTTGTTGCCGGTCCGGGCGCACGGGTTGATGACCCTGACGAAGTTGATAGAGACTTCTGACCCCCAGGCGATGGACAGGAAGGACCTGGTGCTTTGTTTGTTCAGGAAGAATCTTGAAGACGAAGATTCGTTTGTCTACTTGACGGCTATTAATGGATTGTGTGCGATGGCCATGAAATTTCCGAGGGACGTTGTTGAGATTTTGGCCCAGGAGTTCATAGACATGGCAGGTCGCGATATCGCGGCGGAAAATCGGGCAAAGTTGGGAGAAATACTGGTCAAGACTACGAAAGGGCTCGGAGACATGGCGCCGgcgtataaaaatattctgatcaaCGGGTTCCTCTGTGGGGTCAGGGACAAAGATAGCATGGTTCGCGCATCCAGCCTTTCGTGTCTCGGGGAACTTTGCAGAGTGCTTGGGTTCAAGCTGGGACACGCAGTCACGGAAGTGCTCTATTGCGTGGGGAAGATCATTGAAACAGACAGGGAGCAAGAGTGCAGGAGAGCTGGGGTCTTGGTTATCAATTTACTGATTCGCGGACTTGGCAAGGATGTACTCACGGACCTAGGCTCCGATTTACTCCCGGTTTACAGAGCGCTTAAGTTTCTGAgggataatgataatgatcaAGTGCTTCGGCTTCATGCCCAATTAGCGCTCGAGGAACTTGATGATATTGTTAGGGAGTTTTTGTACGCTAAACCTTTgctgcaaaaaaatatttatttgatttcttag